One genomic segment of uncultured Campylobacter sp. includes these proteins:
- a CDS encoding flavocytochrome c, which produces MQKHDVSRRSFLKISAVGAGALALGSSSAYAAQNAKDIKFDEEYDIVIIGTGFAGLAAAIKASGRGKKVLVLEKMGRAGGNSVINGGNMAAPMNKFQVAQGIKDSKELFIADAVKDGLGLNHTDLLGVMFDRSNDAVDLLVGCGAEFSDKLIFESGHSVARSLQSTNGSGSGYIQPMMGKLQNDPNVTIKTRTKFDDFIVDDSGRVVGVEAREEYKFDPKLFSDDLENKSGEKKSYKAKDGVLLASGGYGRDLWYRQIQDPRVVPSIDSTNHPGSSAGAMLAANRIGAFTLLTSWIQFLPYCSPDEKGFGAAVNFTNHCCNTYGLTVGPKTGKRFMDEHAGRKIKADACFKVIGESEKNDNYPVNVCDSQAVAARNPVYTSRPLEAGVVKKFDTLEELAKAYNLPLEPFLKTVADYNSYVKAGKDPEFGKVVDKLDGIDVSKPPFYASRTMPKVHHTMGGLEINTKAQVISSLTHEPIPGLWAAGEVTGGVHGASRLGTYAILDCMVFGMIAGETIGA; this is translated from the coding sequence ATGCAAAAGCATGATGTATCAAGACGTAGTTTTTTAAAGATTAGCGCAGTGGGTGCGGGGGCGCTTGCGCTGGGATCTAGTAGCGCGTACGCGGCACAAAACGCCAAGGACATCAAATTTGACGAGGAATACGACATCGTCATCATCGGCACCGGTTTTGCAGGGCTTGCCGCGGCGATTAAAGCTAGCGGGCGCGGCAAAAAGGTGCTAGTGCTTGAAAAGATGGGTCGTGCGGGCGGAAATTCCGTCATCAACGGCGGAAATATGGCGGCTCCGATGAATAAATTTCAAGTAGCGCAGGGCATCAAAGACAGCAAGGAGCTTTTTATAGCCGATGCCGTAAAAGACGGGCTCGGGCTTAACCACACCGATCTTTTAGGCGTGATGTTTGATCGCAGCAACGATGCGGTGGATCTTTTGGTGGGCTGCGGGGCGGAATTTAGCGACAAGCTGATCTTTGAGAGCGGCCACAGCGTCGCAAGAAGCTTGCAATCGACCAACGGCTCAGGTTCGGGCTACATCCAGCCGATGATGGGCAAACTTCAAAACGATCCTAATGTCACGATCAAAACTCGCACGAAATTTGACGATTTCATCGTGGATGACAGCGGCCGCGTCGTGGGCGTAGAAGCTCGCGAAGAGTATAAATTTGATCCGAAACTCTTTAGCGACGATTTAGAAAATAAAAGCGGCGAGAAAAAGAGCTATAAAGCCAAAGACGGCGTTTTGCTAGCTTCGGGTGGATACGGACGCGATCTATGGTACCGCCAGATCCAAGATCCGCGCGTAGTGCCTAGCATAGATAGCACCAACCATCCGGGAAGCTCGGCAGGAGCGATGCTTGCGGCAAACAGAATCGGCGCATTTACCCTTCTTACGTCGTGGATTCAGTTCCTTCCATATTGCTCGCCAGATGAGAAGGGCTTCGGCGCTGCGGTAAATTTCACCAACCACTGCTGCAACACCTACGGTCTTACCGTCGGTCCAAAGACGGGAAAGCGCTTTATGGACGAGCACGCAGGGCGCAAGATCAAGGCAGACGCTTGCTTTAAGGTTATCGGCGAGAGTGAGAAAAACGATAACTATCCAGTAAACGTCTGCGACTCCCAAGCCGTCGCCGCGCGTAACCCGGTTTATACTTCAAGGCCTCTAGAAGCGGGCGTCGTGAAAAAATTTGACACGCTAGAGGAGCTTGCGAAGGCTTACAATCTGCCGCTGGAGCCGTTTTTAAAGACCGTCGCGGATTATAACTCTTACGTCAAAGCGGGCAAAGATCCGGAATTCGGCAAAGTAGTCGATAAGCTGGACGGCATCGACGTTTCCAAGCCGCCGTTTTACGCAAGTCGCACGATGCCGAAGGTGCACCATACGATGGGCGGACTTGAGATCAACACCAAAGCCCAGGTCATCTCTAGCCTTACTCACGAGCCGATCCCGGGGCTTTGGGCTGCGGGCGAGGTAACCGGCGGCGTGCACGGTGCGAGCAGGCTCGGAACCTACGCAATCCTTGATTGTATGGTTTTCGGAATGATCGCGGGCGAAACAATCGGGGCTTAA
- a CDS encoding alpha-2-macroglobulin family protein, with protein MKTKLLNAALFCALASFAAGVEIKYASGAYEISGVDGSGFSVTQKQILKCTPKITGTYESVSESSIRLYPKPMLSAGVNYSCEVRGVRFEFETEPFSTEHIALLRPGLVAIKFNDAVSKDALQQATRIYRAQNLAQNDISYELSSHDDRNFLFSFDPKAQNVVLQIESLTSKAGAKLQNPVELRTDEEPFNDSINASNLSGVQIRPAALKDGSLAARVCFPNYMDELSAKYVRIAGVSKFSLTQPRYYYYDENEEGGESDDPSCYYYADIVSDEFMPNKSYEIRLLKGFGDSSYILRDEIKQSVKMGDRLPFVAFSDEKNFIPKSASLAFKSSNVNEVKISIAKVPEQNFRYFLNFESNEDSVGGLASEIAVKSFDIGGAKNAVAEHKIAMDFKGYEDGIYKITAFYKVGEKMQEVSRVAYLSDITAQVVLLERGALVYTSRLSNGEELSRAKVKIYSDKNELIVEDKTDGDGILRLENMEILAKNPRSIEISKGDEHAFVLFNNAVASVEKTITAKRPFVYLASELISPNERLLGTIVMKNRDFSSLKNTPIKFKIYDPSGTVVITRAQNTDEFGSVKIDELMGEKSGTYRLDLIYEDKIIASKSFSVENFVPNRIKNEILTAKDEYGADEIITLKLSSNYLAGAPAGDLKGSLEANAYEKELKIKGYEGFSFLNDRLKKNGATQLRRAEFTLSSAGKKELALSPAAADLNVSNAINILLNFSVTEEGKNVSAYRSLSYLPYDRIVGIRANKDFISSGDSVKFGFALLDSKTKTDVKGKIDVEIYRDDFTYVYDGNRYVEQESFNLVSAVSTDAREFEYKFQNGGNYLIVANDYSSGASAGVRVDVSGWGYYGRVNAKDVQSAKIKLASDKVKAGDKIKGVINSPVESGVLNISLVGEQVYDYKILSIKGGSAEFELSVPENFVGGHINAVIARAATPAAMPLRAYVNVPVALDASSHKANVQILAEKSYKNGQNAQISVKSEPNSKVILYAVDLGILDIVSQEELDAFKAFDVSAYFALRYFDIYDDLSVYQTTAKELSFGGDGVMAKAKRNLSPVENKKQKKFIKMLIAKADANGEAKFELAMPKNFNSTIRLSAMAIGEAATIGSANVEAKVRDDVIIKPADLTYMVRGDEISVPLTLINTTDKEQKTVLKVSSSPSVAISGGEANFTLKPLEVKHTNFTASALDIADANIKFDLDANGQKFSSDVEFDVISQFPRSKLFHVSYGDKPVTLKIDPSYKEIYTHVSATPNAFSLADELYLYPYGCTEQLASRMIAVDYVARKDSNKTLTNRVNEYASRILSRLKPNGDFGYWNAHGVTNYYASIYASDVLLELDARYKFLSNKQRSLIFSALKSSYKDQDTLRIYADFVLDQYGKLDDDEINFIYDNDLYKDSPMASIALAAILKKHNMTTEFEFMLEKIDEANYDYADNGAGLTFASDVRDAAFKLYAFGKVGIKDDSTARTVDAIIRDLKNINNTQERASVIRGFDAYFKDSKKEAHFALKYDGEAKNFNSPLDTKLAVKDGAMEFTPMSGNGELFFTALGFGYESAPLKHEALSIQSLNAHSMDSKRIEIYREFIDARGNIVDLNKLKVGQKIYSKISWRANYYLYNFVIDEAMPSCFEAVNERLGSAAQARVEGMQDSVALEHTEYLYDRVLRFPKSGYFYYDPRDGENSSGVIYTPINVIMAGSCALPAISIEDMQYEQVNNYDLQTLKFKVAR; from the coding sequence ATGAAGACAAAACTACTAAACGCAGCGCTATTTTGCGCTTTGGCTAGCTTTGCCGCAGGCGTAGAGATCAAATACGCTAGCGGGGCTTACGAGATTAGCGGGGTGGACGGCAGTGGATTTAGCGTCACGCAAAAGCAGATCTTAAAATGCACTCCCAAAATCACGGGCACCTACGAAAGCGTGAGCGAGAGCTCAATCAGGCTTTATCCAAAGCCGATGCTTAGCGCCGGGGTTAATTATTCGTGCGAGGTGCGCGGGGTGCGCTTTGAGTTCGAGACAGAGCCTTTTAGCACCGAGCATATCGCGCTTCTGCGTCCGGGGTTAGTGGCAATTAAATTTAACGATGCGGTTAGCAAGGACGCGCTACAGCAAGCGACTAGAATTTACCGCGCGCAGAATTTAGCCCAAAACGATATATCCTATGAGCTTAGCTCGCACGATGATCGGAATTTTTTATTCAGCTTCGATCCTAAGGCGCAAAACGTCGTATTGCAAATAGAATCCCTCACCTCAAAAGCGGGCGCAAAGCTGCAAAATCCGGTGGAGCTGCGCACGGACGAGGAGCCTTTTAACGACAGCATTAACGCTTCAAATTTAAGCGGCGTGCAGATCCGCCCTGCGGCTCTAAAAGACGGCTCACTCGCGGCTAGAGTGTGTTTTCCTAACTATATGGACGAGCTGTCCGCTAAATACGTAAGAATCGCAGGCGTGAGTAAATTTAGCCTCACTCAGCCGCGATATTATTATTACGACGAAAATGAAGAGGGCGGCGAAAGCGACGATCCTTCATGCTACTACTATGCAGATATAGTAAGCGACGAGTTTATGCCGAATAAAAGCTACGAGATTAGGCTGCTAAAGGGCTTCGGAGATAGCTCATATATCTTGCGTGACGAGATAAAACAAAGCGTAAAAATGGGCGACAGGCTGCCTTTCGTAGCCTTTAGCGACGAGAAAAATTTTATCCCAAAATCCGCTTCGTTGGCATTTAAAAGCTCAAACGTAAATGAGGTTAAAATTTCGATTGCCAAAGTCCCTGAGCAAAATTTTAGGTATTTTTTAAACTTTGAAAGCAACGAAGATAGTGTAGGTGGGTTAGCTAGCGAGATCGCGGTTAAGAGCTTTGATATAGGAGGCGCTAAAAACGCCGTTGCGGAGCATAAAATCGCGATGGATTTTAAAGGCTACGAGGATGGAATTTATAAAATCACGGCGTTTTATAAAGTGGGCGAAAAGATGCAAGAGGTTTCGCGCGTAGCCTATCTTAGCGACATTACGGCTCAAGTGGTGCTGCTTGAGCGCGGTGCGCTCGTTTATACTTCTAGGCTTAGTAATGGCGAGGAGCTAAGCAGAGCGAAGGTTAAAATTTACAGCGATAAAAACGAGCTAATCGTAGAGGATAAAACGGACGGAGATGGAATTTTAAGATTAGAAAATATGGAAATTCTAGCCAAAAATCCGCGCTCTATCGAGATTAGTAAAGGCGATGAACATGCGTTCGTGCTATTTAATAACGCCGTAGCAAGCGTCGAGAAAACGATTACTGCAAAGCGTCCGTTCGTTTATCTTGCAAGCGAGCTGATAAGTCCGAACGAGCGGCTTTTAGGCACGATCGTGATGAAAAATCGCGATTTTAGCTCTTTAAAAAATACGCCGATTAAATTTAAAATTTACGATCCTAGCGGCACTGTGGTCATCACGCGCGCGCAAAACACCGATGAGTTCGGCAGCGTTAAAATAGACGAGCTGATGGGCGAGAAAAGCGGCACTTACCGCCTGGATCTCATCTATGAGGACAAAATCATCGCTTCTAAAAGCTTCAGCGTAGAAAATTTCGTCCCAAACCGCATCAAAAATGAAATTCTCACTGCCAAAGACGAATATGGCGCGGATGAGATCATCACACTAAAGCTAAGCTCAAACTATCTTGCAGGCGCGCCGGCTGGAGATTTGAAAGGCTCGCTGGAAGCAAACGCCTATGAAAAAGAGCTAAAAATTAAAGGCTACGAGGGCTTTTCGTTTCTAAACGATCGCTTAAAGAAAAATGGCGCTACGCAGCTTCGCAGGGCAGAATTTACGCTAAGCTCCGCCGGCAAAAAAGAGCTTGCACTCTCGCCGGCAGCAGCTGATTTAAATGTCTCTAACGCCATAAATATTCTACTAAATTTCAGCGTAACCGAGGAGGGCAAAAACGTAAGCGCATATCGCAGCCTGAGCTATCTGCCTTATGATCGTATCGTAGGAATTCGCGCGAACAAAGATTTCATATCAAGCGGCGATAGCGTAAAATTCGGCTTTGCGCTACTAGATTCCAAAACTAAAACCGACGTCAAAGGCAAGATCGACGTTGAAATTTACCGAGACGATTTTACTTACGTTTATGACGGCAACAGATACGTCGAGCAAGAAAGCTTTAATCTCGTAAGCGCCGTTAGCACCGATGCGCGCGAGTTTGAGTACAAATTCCAAAACGGTGGCAATTATCTAATCGTCGCAAACGATTACTCAAGCGGCGCAAGTGCTGGCGTGCGCGTGGATGTAAGCGGCTGGGGATATTATGGACGGGTAAACGCTAAAGATGTGCAAAGCGCTAAAATCAAACTCGCAAGCGACAAGGTTAAAGCCGGAGATAAAATTAAAGGCGTCATCAATTCTCCGGTAGAAAGCGGCGTGCTAAATATCTCGCTCGTGGGCGAGCAGGTTTACGACTATAAAATTCTATCCATAAAAGGCGGTAGCGCGGAATTTGAGCTTAGCGTGCCGGAGAATTTCGTCGGCGGACACATCAACGCTGTAATCGCGCGCGCCGCGACACCCGCTGCGATGCCGCTTAGAGCCTATGTAAACGTGCCGGTGGCGCTAGATGCGAGCTCACACAAGGCTAACGTGCAAATCCTAGCCGAGAAAAGCTACAAAAACGGGCAAAACGCGCAGATCAGCGTAAAAAGCGAGCCAAATTCCAAGGTCATACTCTATGCAGTCGATCTTGGAATTTTAGATATCGTCTCACAAGAGGAGCTTGATGCATTTAAGGCGTTTGACGTTAGCGCGTATTTTGCGCTGCGGTACTTCGACATTTACGACGATCTTAGCGTGTATCAAACTACTGCTAAAGAGCTAAGCTTCGGCGGCGACGGCGTGATGGCGAAAGCTAAACGGAATTTAAGCCCGGTCGAAAACAAAAAGCAGAAAAAATTTATCAAAATGCTGATCGCAAAAGCGGATGCAAACGGCGAGGCGAAATTTGAGCTTGCGATGCCGAAAAATTTTAACTCCACGATCCGACTAAGCGCCATGGCTATCGGAGAGGCGGCTACGATCGGCTCGGCAAACGTCGAAGCCAAGGTCCGAGACGACGTGATCATAAAGCCCGCCGATCTAACCTACATGGTACGCGGCGATGAGATTTCCGTGCCGCTGACGCTCATCAACACCACCGATAAGGAGCAAAAGACGGTCTTGAAGGTCAGCTCATCTCCTTCGGTCGCTATAAGTGGCGGCGAGGCAAATTTCACGCTCAAACCGCTTGAGGTCAAGCATACGAACTTCACCGCGAGCGCGCTTGATATTGCGGATGCGAACATTAAATTTGATCTTGACGCAAACGGGCAGAAATTTAGTAGCGATGTGGAATTTGACGTAATCAGCCAGTTCCCGCGCTCGAAGCTATTTCACGTAAGCTATGGCGATAAGCCGGTAACTCTAAAAATCGATCCGAGCTATAAAGAAATTTATACTCACGTTAGCGCTACGCCTAATGCTTTTAGCCTAGCGGACGAGCTATATCTCTATCCTTACGGCTGCACCGAACAGCTTGCTTCAAGAATGATAGCGGTTGATTATGTCGCACGCAAAGACTCCAATAAAACCTTAACCAACCGCGTAAATGAGTATGCGAGTAGAATTCTATCTCGCCTCAAACCTAACGGCGATTTTGGATACTGGAACGCTCACGGCGTTACTAACTACTACGCTTCAATTTACGCAAGCGACGTTTTGCTAGAGCTTGACGCGCGCTATAAATTCCTTAGCAATAAGCAAAGATCGCTAATTTTTAGCGCGCTAAAATCAAGCTACAAAGATCAGGATACGCTCCGCATATACGCGGATTTCGTGCTAGATCAATACGGCAAGCTCGATGATGATGAGATAAATTTCATTTACGACAACGATCTTTATAAAGACTCGCCGATGGCTAGTATCGCCTTGGCTGCGATACTTAAAAAGCACAATATGACGACTGAGTTTGAATTTATGCTCGAAAAAATAGATGAGGCGAATTACGATTACGCTGATAACGGAGCAGGTTTAACATTTGCTAGCGATGTAAGAGATGCTGCCTTTAAGCTCTATGCATTCGGCAAAGTTGGCATCAAAGATGATAGCACGGCTCGCACGGTCGATGCGATCATTCGCGATCTAAAAAATATAAACAACACGCAGGAGCGAGCAAGCGTAATACGCGGATTTGATGCGTATTTTAAGGATTCGAAAAAAGAAGCCCATTTTGCATTAAAATACGACGGCGAGGCGAAAAATTTCAATTCGCCGCTGGATACCAAACTCGCGGTTAAGGACGGCGCGATGGAATTTACGCCGATGAGCGGCAATGGCGAGCTATTTTTTACCGCTCTTGGCTTTGGATATGAAAGCGCGCCTTTAAAGCATGAAGCTTTGAGCATACAGAGTCTAAACGCTCATTCTATGGATAGCAAGAGGATTGAAATTTATCGTGAATTTATAGATGCTCGCGGCAACATAGTCGATCTAAACAAGCTTAAAGTAGGGCAGAAAATTTACTCTAAGATCAGCTGGCGAGCGAATTATTATCTTTATAATTTCGTAATCGATGAGGCGATGCCTAGCTGCTTTGAAGCAGTCAATGAGCGCCTAGGTTCGGCTGCGCAGGCTAGAGTCGAGGGCATGCAAGACAGCGTGGCATTAGAACACACGGAGTATCTGTATGACCGAGTGCTTCGCTTCCCAAAAAGCGGCTATTTTTACTACGATCCACGAGACGGAGAGAATAGCAGCGGCGTCATCTACACTCCGATAAACGTGATTATGGCAGGTTCGTGCGCGCTTCCTGCGATCTCTATCGAGGATATGCAATACGAGCAGGTAAATAACTACGATCTGCAAACGCTTAAATTTAAGGTCGCTCGCTAA
- a CDS encoding transglycosylase domain-containing protein, with the protein MKFLKFMLKIALFCAFAFALFLILDALYPLNLDMLNKQKSRILYDRNGEILNMQISDDQIWRFYAAADEIPSRLKQSAIYFEDRYFYYHFGVNPASILRAATYNFTQNFTKKSEGNVERVGASTITMQVARMMRPKQRSYKNKIIEIFNAFQLEWHFSKDEILGMYFNLAPYGGNIEGVKTAAYFYFKKDLRELSNAQIALLSVIPKNPNKNRLDRRSNINALKNRLISQLREGGVISQSEYERALAEPFSPRRYAAPNYAPHYALLAFNNYKMQNFTAKDDVNFTQNLEQGGTPGATTGQVNSSTRRTAAGAESNFSDAASVETNFTTAAKVGTNLSSVANTQAGVDLKEMNPKEADFKTNAPKSLNLGGTSLNLNEREGVESQAGAKSNESKSVKPNEREGANLYKRRDFIDAAHPSQNTQSLNLNEQRATAYSPQNFSADTEGQTEYLPQNPNADMNLNKRQNVTDAAHPYQDPRNSQNLNLNNRQDTAHLPQNFSADTSSSERSSANFSAQANSISDASAQTDFASSNANAQTDSTPGAKIQTNSVSGAKSRANFASDTKAQINSDLNAKAWGNSAGFEASAQSMKQTALAQELARLNEGKIYSSLDLKTQIALEGFLKSGILSLRDKGVRNGAAVLIDNESMRVIAYVGSHDFSANEGQNDGVRSQKNVGSTLKPFIYAKALERGLITPSKKLIDAPITFAGYVPRNYNQGFLGAVSATDALSLSLNIPAVKLNLMLGDDGLYEMLSNVHLAEFSKDYYGAGIALGSISMSLMDLSRLYSAFANGGKLRKLEIAGAKIGDDAKILTPQSAYIVTQMLRNAPRSYLGSVWQNTLNAPPLMFKTGTSADARDLYTVALTPKFTLGVWLGNFDGSKTRDLSGGVSAAKVAFNMFAFLDKSGMLGEAEFARPAGVSFRRVCTDAYREKECAQSADDLTIDGVEPNEECEIYGTSELFYLLKHGLVDPQKVRTGRCAAKFAAVRPVLNDINAKTYETGADGFLRLKVQCTAVFGERVYIRLSGGSREFIALNSTAFTGENSADLDSKHSSAAQQDNLKQNFAAQNSMLQNSAPQNLKSQNLTKQNSVEWNFIAKNPATRNLASQNSILQNSTEQNSEAQDFTAKNFTDRNSSQQNFVARDFTTQSLAPANSKVKTGEYFARTNGEAFTLSLGAGDFELGCLDENANFAKANFRVNERK; encoded by the coding sequence ATGAAATTTTTAAAATTTATGTTAAAAATCGCGCTATTTTGCGCATTTGCATTCGCTCTGTTTTTGATCCTAGACGCGCTTTATCCGCTAAATTTGGATATGCTAAATAAGCAGAAGAGTAGAATTTTATATGACCGAAACGGCGAAATTTTAAATATGCAGATCAGCGACGATCAAATTTGGCGCTTCTACGCAGCCGCAGACGAAATACCGTCGCGGCTGAAACAAAGCGCGATCTACTTTGAAGATCGCTATTTTTACTACCATTTCGGCGTCAATCCAGCCTCGATTTTGCGCGCGGCTACGTATAATTTTACACAAAATTTTACTAAAAAAAGCGAGGGCAACGTCGAGCGCGTCGGAGCCTCCACGATCACGATGCAGGTCGCGCGTATGATGCGCCCCAAACAGCGCAGCTACAAGAACAAAATCATCGAAATTTTCAATGCCTTTCAGCTTGAGTGGCACTTCAGCAAGGATGAAATTTTAGGAATGTATTTCAACCTCGCCCCATACGGCGGCAATATCGAGGGGGTCAAAACCGCGGCGTATTTTTACTTCAAAAAGGACCTGCGCGAGCTTAGCAACGCTCAAATCGCGCTTCTTAGCGTGATCCCAAAAAACCCGAACAAAAACCGCCTAGACCGCAGATCAAACATCAACGCGCTTAAAAACCGCCTAATTTCGCAGTTGCGAGAGGGCGGCGTGATCTCGCAAAGCGAGTATGAGCGAGCCCTCGCAGAGCCGTTTTCGCCCAGACGCTACGCAGCGCCCAATTACGCGCCGCATTACGCGCTGTTAGCGTTTAACAATTATAAAATGCAGAATTTTACCGCCAAAGATGACGTAAATTTCACTCAAAATTTAGAGCAGGGCGGCACGCCCGGCGCGACGACAGGGCAAGTAAACTCGTCTACACGCCGAACCGCGGCGGGGGCAGAGTCAAATTTTTCGGATGCGGCTAGTGTCGAAACAAATTTTACGACTGCGGCGAAGGTTGGGACGAATTTATCAAGCGTCGCAAACACGCAGGCGGGGGTGGATTTGAAAGAAATGAATCCCAAAGAGGCGGATTTTAAAACTAATGCGCCGAAAAGTTTAAATTTAGGCGGAACGAGCTTAAATTTAAACGAGCGCGAAGGCGTAGAATCACAGGCGGGCGCAAAATCGAATGAATCAAAAAGCGTAAAACCAAATGAACGAGAGGGCGCAAATTTGTATAAACGGCGAGATTTCATTGATGCCGCCCATCCGTCGCAAAATACTCAAAGTCTAAATTTAAACGAGCAACGAGCCACTGCGTATTCGCCGCAGAATTTTAGCGCAGATACGGAAGGGCAAACCGAGTATTTGCCGCAAAATCCGAATGCGGATATGAATTTAAACAAGCGGCAGAATGTCACCGATGCTGCACATCCGTACCAAGACCCGCGAAATTCGCAAAATCTAAATTTAAATAATCGGCAAGATACCGCGCATTTGCCGCAAAATTTTAGCGCAGATACAAGCTCTAGCGAGCGGTCGAGCGCAAATTTTAGTGCGCAGGCAAATTCCATTTCAGACGCTAGTGCGCAGACGGATTTCGCTTCGTCGAACGCTAATGCTCAGACAGATTCTACTCCGGGCGCCAAAATACAGACAAATTCCGTTTCAGGCGCCAAATCGCGGGCAAATTTCGCTTCGGACACTAAGGCGCAAATAAATTCCGATCTAAACGCCAAGGCGTGGGGAAATTCCGCAGGCTTCGAAGCGAGCGCGCAGTCAATGAAGCAAACTGCGCTAGCGCAGGAGCTTGCGCGTCTAAACGAGGGTAAAATTTATTCGAGTTTGGATCTTAAAACCCAGATCGCGCTTGAGGGTTTTTTGAAAAGCGGGATCCTCTCTCTACGCGATAAGGGCGTTAGAAACGGCGCTGCGGTGCTGATCGACAACGAAAGCATGAGGGTGATCGCTTACGTCGGCAGCCACGATTTTAGCGCTAATGAGGGGCAAAACGACGGCGTGCGCTCGCAAAAAAACGTAGGCTCGACGCTCAAGCCCTTCATCTACGCCAAAGCCCTTGAGCGCGGGCTTATCACCCCTTCAAAGAAGCTGATCGACGCGCCGATAACCTTCGCAGGCTACGTTCCTCGCAACTACAATCAGGGGTTTTTGGGCGCGGTTAGTGCTACGGACGCGCTAAGTCTTAGCCTAAATATCCCCGCGGTGAAGCTAAATTTGATGCTTGGTGACGACGGGCTGTATGAGATGCTATCAAACGTGCATCTGGCGGAGTTTAGCAAGGATTATTACGGCGCAGGTATCGCGCTTGGCAGTATTTCGATGAGTCTAATGGATCTTAGCCGCCTTTACAGCGCGTTTGCAAACGGCGGTAAGCTGCGGAAGCTCGAAATAGCGGGCGCAAAGATCGGCGACGATGCTAAAATTTTAACCCCGCAGAGCGCCTACATCGTAACGCAGATGTTAAGAAACGCTCCGCGCTCCTATCTCGGCTCGGTGTGGCAAAACACCCTAAACGCGCCGCCGTTGATGTTTAAAACGGGTACGAGCGCCGATGCGCGCGATCTCTATACGGTCGCGCTCACGCCTAAATTTACCCTCGGCGTCTGGCTGGGAAATTTCGACGGCTCCAAGACTAGGGATCTTAGCGGCGGCGTGAGTGCGGCAAAAGTGGCGTTTAATATGTTTGCTTTCCTCGATAAATCGGGCATGCTGGGCGAGGCGGAGTTTGCGCGTCCCGCGGGCGTGAGCTTTCGGCGAGTGTGCACCGACGCGTACCGCGAAAAGGAGTGCGCTCAAAGCGCCGATGATCTTACGATCGATGGAGTTGAGCCCAACGAGGAGTGCGAAATTTACGGCACGAGCGAGCTTTTTTATCTGCTAAAACACGGCCTAGTCGATCCGCAAAAGGTGCGCACAGGAAGGTGCGCGGCTAAATTTGCCGCTGTAAGGCCCGTGCTAAACGATATCAACGCCAAAACCTACGAGACCGGCGCGGACGGCTTTTTGCGGCTTAAAGTGCAGTGCACGGCGGTTTTCGGCGAGCGGGTATATATCAGGCTAAGCGGCGGTTCGCGGGAGTTTATAGCGCTAAATTCCACTGCGTTTACGGGGGAGAATTCCGCGGATTTGGATTCCAAGCATTCTAGCGCGGCGCAGCAAGATAATTTAAAGCAAAATTTTGCAGCACAAAATTCTATGCTACAAAATTCAGCGCCACAGAATTTAAAATCACAAAATCTTACGAAGCAAAATTCTGTAGAGTGGAATTTTATAGCTAAAAATCCAGCCACACGGAATTTGGCGTCGCAAAATTCTATCTTGCAAAATTCTACAGAGCAGAATTCGGAGGCTCAAGATTTCACAGCGAAAAATTTTACGGATCGAAATTCCTCGCAGCAAAATTTTGTGGCACGCGATTTCACCACGCAAAGCCTAGCGCCTGCAAATTCTAAAGTTAAAACGGGAGAATATTTTGCGCGCACTAACGGTGAGGCTTTTACGCTAAGTCTTGGAGCAGGGGATTTCGAGCTTGGCTGCTTGGACGAAAATGCAAATTTCGCTAAAGCAAATTTTAGAGTAAATGAAAGAAAATAA